In Zonotrichia albicollis isolate bZonAlb1 chromosome 3, bZonAlb1.hap1, whole genome shotgun sequence, a single window of DNA contains:
- the PCARE gene encoding photoreceptor cilium actin regulator, with translation MGCTPSRSETDSTAARIGLKALNKPKSVLPIDSRDKGIPLLVKGSSCYTIDEYGFQRKDYLEEEEEDRLSELDKNDNVHLSSKAHSDSQISREDKKIERTATDAEVIMSELIESQKHITESIEIRKQTSCESEASAFVWDDRNESNAKQIPKKGKKKKTHKLAKQGQPNKSKEKSIVAPCETEKKVDFPELLVKAHQSAYAYLHPNLSKYETILHMANQATQTQLFLQQMISFLVLRFDEINQLLEEIANDGENLLKDVGGNLAWPAEKDDLKEHPDLLQQLLQYTVNKMQLVSGMLASLTSNALQETCSYLQSAASNLEGKLKAKQSFDEHLLRTVKLLEASTVGSSQSHGDDRTLCSEDSGIGVDSESLKEFSALSQHGAQPGESCAHGHPSQKHAGTVKRVSMGTAAPHGCAPARHSKDVFHPSVQSREATSCQGGVAEGTSTTSQYASLSKSRSHSSLQSDSTQEGEHFKTCESTDFPSDEDEDDDDDDEEESTLGEDDDSTSLSEMGKDGLPRSLSSPALTDSIQRQSIKRTENADTEEIILKMKDAISEKIKFVPAKSRRKEWIEDESGRAVLAKRPSTATGRQRRFGKQRRSRSEESLRSQAEDPTLLELQRTQKELSKRLEMLYRKDRANNLESWKSRAAHYLQDDQVTSRPSRKLKAGLSKNFSILPNQDKVPLFTSDENPVLLNEKRVKKPVIATVPTQETSGGKENEPPGAQTLSASSCTPRQSVKKLIETFSPTDDLAKAKPLRSLGPIKCIKKFGLPVIPPTTPFQRGLAPLNLKHRISPVEDTNTNDVSSSFPNAFLPAPPAELSKKDTKEETDEDTENLPPPPPEMLMDTSSENLSEPEETARTEGSSSEDAKKTTKPELHAAKRSQVSPKMKASLQSIDLLPSKNISGPSGVTNKGLRSTRPGEEKPHRYSLELNPTNVRIPSQEEILETQRKEAADLYKQTHKIIPLQNPSGTSTPLSRSSESKGPDPPAPSLPRQKHGSPDPLRSGDKGSLFTRRVSPARTAPSSPTEKWLFSPPAHHRHSLHAFSSTQPSSPSVQRKPSPPSSPRVPSPPLQKKLPSPPAQRKPVSPPVGHRQGSPTAQRLAGSPAPFPSTPSPPASPSRSYRVPRAGLDAGDEHQLSSSKRGSNVRSIFCPATSSLFEARAPVAPSKGPAEVGSQPEAAAQPQRSSLMLQQPGDRSRRLSLSTSHPQPFVRRSFSDRRPGAQPHLPAPLTAGSEPALHQASSEKSPRKAGDSWNRSGAPESRDSSRSASHPELFVVGQGLQRD, from the exons ATGGGCTGCACACCTTCTCGCAGTGAGACTGATAGCACTGCTGCAAGAATTGGTCTTAAGGCTTTGAATAAACCCAAAAGTGTTCTGCCGATTGATTCGAGAGATAAAGGAATCCCTCTGCTGGTTAAAGGTTCATCTTGCTACACTATTGATGAGTATGGGTTTCAGAGGAAGGACTAcctggaagaagaggaggaggatagACTGTCAGAGCTGGACAAAAATGATAATGTGCACTTATCTTCCAAGGCTCATTCAGATTCCCAGATTTCCAGGGAAGACAAGAAAATCGAGAGGACAGCCACAGATGCTGAAGTCATTATGTCTGAGCTGATTGAGTCTCAAAAGCACATCACTGAGTCCATAGAGATCAGAAAGCAAACCTCCTGCGAATCAGAAGCGTCGGCTTTCGTCTGGGATGACAGGAATGAAAGCAACGCAAagcaaatcccaaagaaaggaaagaaaaagaaaactcatAAGCTGGCAAAGCAAGGTCAACCCAACAAAAGTAAAGAAAAGTCCATTGTGGCCCCGTGTGAGACAGAGAAGAAGGTGGACTTCCCAGAGCTGCTCGTCAAGGCTCACCAGAGTGCGTACGCCTACTTACACCCCAACCTGTCCAAGTATGAAACTATCCTGCACATGGCCAACCAGGCCACCCAGACTCagctcttcctgcagcagatgatCAGCTTCCTCGTGCTTCGCTTCGATGAAATCAACCAGCTCTTGGAAGAAATTGCCAACGATGGGGAAAATCTTCTCAAGGATGTAGGTGGGAATCTGGCATGGCCGGCGGAAAAGGACGATTTGAAGGAGCACCCTGATCTCCTGCAACAGCTACTGCAGTACACGGTGAACAAAATGCAGCTGGTGAGTGGGATGCTGGCCTCCCTCACGTCCAACGCCCTGCAGGAGACGTGCAGCTACCTGCAGTCTGCTGCAAGCAACCTGGAAGGCAAACTGAaggcaaagcagagctttgATGAGCACCTGCTACGGACGGTAAAGCTGCTCGAAGCCTCAACTGTGGGGTCCTCTCAGTCCCACGGTGATGACAGGACTCTCTGTTCTGAGGACAGTGGCATTGGTGTGGACAGTGAATCCCTCAAAGAGTTCAGTGCTCTCAGCCAGCatggagcacagccaggtgagtCCTGTGCACATGGACATCCATCCCAAAAGCACGCCGGGACCGTGAAGCGTGTGAGCATGGGCACCGCTGCTCCCCATGGCTGTGCTCCTGCAAGGCATTCTAAGGATGTGTTTCATCCATCTGTGCAAAGCAGGGAAGCGACTTCTTGTCAGGGTGGAGTAGCAGAAGGCACGTCTACCACGTCCCAGTATGCAAGCTTGAGCAAAAGCCGTTCCCACAGCTCCTTGCAGTCTGATTCTACTCAGGAAGGTGAACATTTCAAAACCTGTGAATCAACAGATTTTCCTtcagatgaggatgaggatgatgacgatgatgatgaAGAAGAGAGCACACTGGGGGAGGATGATGACAGCACAAGTTTATCAGAAATGGGGAAGGATGGTCTGCCGAGGTCCCTGTCTTCACCTGCGCTCACTGATAGCATTCAGAGGCAGTCCATCAAAAGGACAGAGAATGCAGATACAGAAGAAATCATTTTGAAGATGAAAGATGCCATCAGTGAAAAAATCAAGTTCGTCCCAGCTAAATCCAGGCGTAAGGAGTGGATAGAGGATGAGAGTGGAAGAGCCGTCCTAGCAAAGAGGCCCAGCACAGCAACAGGCAGACAGAGAAGGTTTGGGAAGCAGCGACGCTCCAGGTCAGAGGAGTCCCTCAGAAGCCAGGCAGAGGACCCGACTCTCCTAGAGCTTCAGAGGACTCAAAAAGAGCTCAGCAAAAGGCTGGAAATGTTGTACAGGAAGGATAGAGCTAACAACCTGGAGTCGTGGAAATCAAGAGCAGCACATTATCTGCAGGATGATCAAGTTACGTCTAGGCCCTCCCGCAAGCTGAAGGCAGGCCTCTCAAAAAATTTCAGCATCCTGCCCAACCAGGATAAAGTCCCTTTGTTCACATCTGATGAAAATCCTGTCCTGCTGAATGAAAAGAGAGTCAAGAAGCCTGTAATAGCTACTGTGCCTACCCAGGAGACATCAGGAGGCAAAGAAAATGAGCCTCCTGGAGCACAAACGTTGAGTGCCAGCAGCTGTACCCCTCGGCAGTCTGTCAAAAAGCTGATTGAAACCTTCAGTCCTACTGATGATCTTGCAAAAGCCAAACCTCTAAGATCCTTAGGACCAATAAAGTGCATCAAAAAATTTGGACTTCCAGTCATCCCACCCACCACTCCCTTTCAGAGAGGCTTGGCACCTTTAAATCTTAAGCATCGCATTTCGCCAGTAGAAGACACAAACACCAATGATGTTTCTTCTAGCTTTCCAAATGCCTTTCTTCCTGCACCACCTGCAGAATTAAGCAAGAAGGACACAAAGGAAGAGACTGATGAAGACACTGAGAacctgccaccaccaccacctgaAATGTTAATGGACACTTCTTCTGAAAATTTATCCGAGCCTGAAGAAACTGCAAGAACAGAAGGAAGCTCTTCGGAAGATGCCAAAAAGACCACCAAACCAGAACTGCATGCTGCTAAGAGATCACAAGTTTCCCCAAAAATGAAAGCTTCCCTTCAGTCCATCGACTTGCTGCCAAGCAAAAATATCAGTGGCCCCAGTGGGGTGACTAATAAAGGTCTAAGGAGCACCAGGCCAGGGGAAGAGAAACCACACAGGTACTCCCTGGAGCTGAACCCAACCAACGTGCGCAtccccagccaggaggagaTTTTGGAAACCCAGAGGAAAGAGGCTGCAGATTTATACAAGCAAACTCATAAAATCATTCCTCTTCAGAACCCCAGTGGGACTTCAACCCCACTCAGCAGGAGCTCAGAGAGCAAGGGGCCCGACCCACCTGCTCCATCATTGCCGCGCCAGAAGCACGGCTCTCCGGACCCGCTCCGGAGCGGCGACAAGGGCTCGCTGTTCACCAGGAGGGTCTCCCCAGCAAGAACTGCTCCCTCTTCCCCAACTGAGAAATGGCTCTTCAGCCCCCCAGCGCACCACAGACATTCTCTGCACGCTTTCAGCAGCACCCAGCCGAGCTCACCCAGCGTGCAGAGGAAACCCAGTCCCCCGTCCAGCCCCAGGGTGCCCAGCCCACCTCTGCAGAAGAAGCTGCCCTCTCCACCAGCACAGCGAAAACCAGTCAGCCCTCCTgtggggcacaggcagggctcacccacagcacagcGGCTGGCAGGCTCCCCTGCTCCATTCCCCagcaccccctccccaccagccTCCCCATCTCGCTCCtacagggtgcccagggctgggctggatgctgGGGACGAGCACCAGCTCTCCTCCTCCAAGAGGGGCAGCAATGTCCGTTCCATATTTTGCCCGGCCACCTCTTCCTTATTCGAAGCCAGAGCTCCAGTGGCCCCCAGCAAGGGCCCTGCTGAGGTGGGCAGccagcctgaggctgcagcacagccccagaggagcagcctgaTGCTCCAGCAGCCCGGGGACCGCAGCAGGaggctgtccctgagcaccaGCCACCCGCAGCCCTTCGTCAGGAGAAGCTTCTCTGATCGCCGCCCAGGGGCCCAGCCTCACCTCCCAGCTCCCCTGACAGCTGGCAGTGAGCCTGCACTTCACCAGGCAAG CTCGGAGAAGAGCCCTAGGAAAGCAGGTGACTCGTGGAACCGCTCTGGGGCTCCTGAGAGCAGAGATTCCAGCAGATCCGCTTCCCACCCCGAGCTCTTCGTCgtgggccaggggctgcagagggactga
- the TOGARAM2 gene encoding TOG array regulator of axonemal microtubules protein 2: MAGAVPGAAVPMADPLLTVTPQMATGAKSLEEPLRGRGQKDGAFSDPQQSLQEALSMLDSDDWELKKKGLFNIPRLAESHPEVLLCRLREVCLAATSEVTNLRSKVSCSAIVTLGELFAILKKDMDSEADEVAAVLLPMVWNSPEFIQKAACKSLGMMVENVTPARAMTVLMDRGVKSRYVQEMENQKGERRSVKEPVKKRNDGSKEPQSPLPSSKRCLNVDFLSWYSCPSYGLLDGEREGRESLQKLYHLLEAKGFQTRMEGVAFLLDLCKTSPQLISSNIVQIFDHFVLRINDTHKKVKQQALEVLAEMTGVLEDALNPVMVRLVEGITKNLNSKDSGVHAAAVTALDQSVVHLDEVSLMKELSHQWSKLSGEALLEVTECITVLVEWVHAKSPEVVQRYALPVLWSCLENKALPVRSANVCAVVTKLACALCEVMGTQLITCAESKPPHVQENLSSLLGW; this comes from the exons ATGGCGggtgccgtgcccggggctgcagtgcccatggccgaCCCTCTCCTTACAGTGACCCCGCAGATGGCCACTGGTGCCAAGAGCCTAGAGGAGCCGCTCCGTGGGCGTGGGCAGAAGGACGGAGCATTTTCAGACCcacagcagtccttgcaggaggcGCTCTCCATGCTGGACAGCGATGACTG GGAACTGAAGAAGAAGGGACTCTTCAACATCCCACGCCTGGCTGAGTCCCATCCAGAAGTCCTGCTCTGCCGACTTcgtgaggtttgcttggcagctaccagcgag gtgaccaacctccggtccaaggtgtcctgctcAGCAatcgtcactctgggagagctctttgccatcttgaagaaggacatggactcggaGGCAGATGAGGTTGCTGCGGTCCTTCTCCCCATGGTGTGGAACTCCCCAGAGTTTATTCAGAAGGCAGCCTGTaagagcctggggatgatggtaGAGAACGTGACTCCTGCCCGAGCAATGACTGTTCTCATGGACAGGGGAGTCaa gagccGCTACGTCCAG gagatggaaaaccagaaggGTGAACGCCGCTCTGTCAAGGAGCCCGTGAAGAAGAGGAAtgatggctcaaaggagccccagtcCCCATTGCCCTCTAGCAAACG GTGTCTCAATGTGGACTTTTTGTCTTggtattcctgtccttcatatGGTTTGCTTGATGGAGAGcgt gaaggaagggagtcactgcagaagctttaccatctcctggaagccaaggggtttcagacacgGATGGAAGGAGTGGCATTCCTCCTAGatctgtgcaaaaccagcccccagctgatcTCCAGTAACATTGTCCAa atttttgatcaTTTTGTCCTGAGAATCAATGACACCCATAAGAAGGTGAAGCAGCAGGCGCTGGAGGTGCTGGCAGAAATGACTGGAGTCCTGGAAGATGCCCTGAACCCGGTGATGGTCCGTTTGGTGGAgggaataacaaagaacctgaactcaaaggattCCGGGGTTCATGCCGCAGCTGTGACCGCACTGGACCAATCTGTTGTTCATTTAG ATGAAGTGTCACTGATGAAAGAGCTCAGCCACCAATGGAGCAAACTGAGTGgtgaagctctgctggaagtcacagagtgcatcacag tgcttgtggaATGGGTTCATGCCAAGAGCCCTGAAGTGGTGCAGCGCTAcgccctgcctgtgctctggtcctgcctggagaaCAAGGCGCTGCCGGTGCGAAGCGCCAACGTCTGCGCTGTGGTCACCAAGCTGGCCTGTGCCCTCTgcgaggtgatgggcacccagctgattacgtgtgctgagagcaagcctccacacgtgcaggaaaacctctccagcCTTTTGGGCTGGTGA